From Candidatus Neomarinimicrobiota bacterium, the proteins below share one genomic window:
- a CDS encoding N-acetylmuramoyl-L-alanine amidase yields MKKHILILLALALGGCASMMPVSKEAYDFKSMDRKTRRIVIRTERFLKSFQTPEIPAYIGQQSRVDSVLLDEETQSMKIYLNQYFSYFPYRPERVTMIYDALKDDLGWWYRKWNVTLYTLETPISELVPNVYRDSTETDPARRGTMVDRPEPLVRNLSKQVNPDSGLSGNAIALWHSHGWYYNLKKDRWEWERPRLFETVEDKLPLSFMIPYIIPMLENAGGTVFVARERDTQVHEVIVDNDSSDSLSYREKGDWGNSEIPGFAIGNPPYEHNVNPFRLGTIRRTEADSVATAQIRWIPDIPEAGRYAVYVSYEHHPGNVTDARYTVYHKGGKTEFAVNQTIGGRTWIFLDYFEFDAGQNPEKGSIVLTNETESRGRMITADAVKFGGGMGDVARNGRLSGRPRWLEASRYYLQFAGMPDTLVYDFHDDTLDYNDDYKSRGEWANYLKGAPYGPNVNRDAPGLGIPVDLSFAFHTDAGIRKDGRSVGTLSIYSMFDEENNREFPDGQSRLASRDYADILQTQIVNDIRAKYDPFWTRRQLMQGMYSEAYRPNMPAGLLELLSHQNFYDMKFTWDPRFRFDISRSIYKAMLKFIADQYDRPYVVQPLPVDHFTMESPEKGTLVLKWKPVSDPLEPTAEPKSYRVYIREEGKAFDNGRPVEDTSFIVTGLEMDKIYSFKVTAVNTGGESFPSEILSAGFSSRSDTTVWVINGFDRVSGPATVETNIFEGFAGFMDMGVADGKDYLFTGRQTDWAPSSPFLTNDAPGHGASMAYHEQKVTPGNTHNFPEVYGQSILQAGYSFLSTSDEAIVKFPDKLKDVPAVILILGEEKSTPGPSPGMKPAFQTFDPELQSLITDYLTGGGKMFISGSYVGTDLFKNGKSKADSLFAMDVLKFTLASSYAEWGGKAISFEDAFLKDGTTLSFNTRYHPEIYQAEAVDAIDPVDSLATTILRYGDNYYSAAVAYDGDYRHVVMGFPFETILEEADRNTLMDAVLKFLFK; encoded by the coding sequence ATGAAAAAACACATACTCATACTACTGGCACTGGCACTTGGCGGATGTGCTTCTATGATGCCCGTTTCAAAAGAAGCCTACGATTTTAAAAGCATGGACCGGAAAACCCGGCGAATTGTGATCCGGACAGAAAGATTTCTCAAATCTTTTCAAACACCGGAAATCCCGGCCTATATCGGTCAACAGTCCCGGGTGGACAGCGTTCTCCTTGATGAAGAAACACAGTCCATGAAAATCTATTTAAACCAATATTTCTCCTATTTCCCCTATCGCCCGGAGCGGGTTACGATGATATATGATGCGTTAAAAGATGATCTGGGCTGGTGGTATCGGAAATGGAACGTGACATTATACACCCTTGAAACACCCATTTCCGAGCTGGTCCCCAATGTTTACCGGGATTCAACAGAAACCGATCCGGCCCGCCGGGGTACGATGGTGGACCGTCCAGAACCGTTGGTGCGTAATTTGAGTAAGCAGGTAAATCCGGATTCAGGACTTTCCGGAAATGCCATCGCGCTGTGGCACAGTCACGGATGGTATTACAACCTGAAAAAGGATCGCTGGGAATGGGAACGCCCCCGGCTGTTTGAAACGGTGGAGGATAAACTGCCCCTCTCGTTCATGATCCCTTATATCATTCCCATGCTGGAAAATGCAGGCGGTACCGTTTTCGTGGCCCGGGAACGGGATACGCAGGTCCATGAGGTGATTGTAGATAATGATTCTTCCGATTCTTTATCCTACCGGGAAAAGGGGGATTGGGGAAACAGTGAAATTCCCGGATTTGCGATAGGGAATCCCCCCTATGAACACAATGTGAATCCTTTCCGGCTCGGAACCATCCGGCGGACTGAAGCCGATTCGGTGGCAACGGCCCAAATCCGGTGGATTCCTGATATACCTGAAGCAGGGCGTTATGCCGTGTATGTCTCTTATGAGCACCATCCGGGAAATGTAACCGATGCCCGGTATACCGTGTATCACAAAGGGGGGAAGACTGAATTTGCCGTCAACCAGACTATAGGCGGCAGAACCTGGATCTTCCTGGATTATTTTGAATTTGATGCCGGCCAAAATCCGGAAAAGGGTTCAATCGTATTGACGAATGAAACAGAGAGCCGGGGACGGATGATAACTGCCGATGCAGTGAAATTCGGCGGAGGTATGGGTGATGTGGCCCGGAATGGCCGTCTCAGTGGCCGGCCCCGGTGGCTTGAAGCTTCCCGATATTATCTTCAATTTGCCGGCATGCCGGATACCCTGGTTTATGATTTCCATGACGATACGCTGGATTACAACGATGATTATAAAAGCCGGGGCGAATGGGCGAATTATCTGAAAGGAGCACCCTATGGTCCCAATGTAAACCGCGATGCGCCGGGACTGGGCATTCCCGTGGATTTGAGTTTTGCCTTTCATACGGATGCGGGAATCCGGAAAGACGGCCGTTCCGTGGGAACCCTCTCCATTTACAGCATGTTTGATGAAGAGAATAACCGCGAATTTCCTGACGGACAATCCAGACTCGCCAGCCGGGATTATGCCGATATCCTCCAAACCCAGATTGTCAATGATATCCGGGCAAAATATGACCCGTTCTGGACCCGCCGGCAGCTGATGCAGGGCATGTATTCCGAAGCGTATCGCCCTAACATGCCTGCCGGACTCCTGGAGCTTTTATCCCATCAGAATTTTTACGACATGAAATTTACCTGGGATCCCAGGTTCCGCTTCGACATCAGCCGCTCCATTTATAAGGCCATGCTGAAATTTATCGCCGATCAGTATGACCGGCCTTATGTGGTTCAGCCCCTGCCCGTGGATCATTTTACCATGGAGAGTCCGGAAAAGGGGACCCTGGTTCTGAAATGGAAACCGGTCAGCGATCCCCTTGAACCCACGGCTGAACCAAAATCCTACCGGGTCTATATCCGTGAGGAAGGAAAAGCCTTCGATAACGGCCGGCCGGTTGAGGATACTTCATTCATAGTGACTGGTTTGGAAATGGATAAAATCTACTCCTTCAAAGTGACAGCGGTGAATACGGGTGGTGAAAGTTTTCCGTCCGAAATACTGTCTGCCGGATTTTCTTCCCGTTCCGATACAACAGTTTGGGTGATTAACGGGTTTGACCGGGTCAGCGGTCCGGCGACGGTTGAAACGAATATTTTTGAAGGATTTGCCGGTTTTATGGATATGGGGGTGGCAGACGGAAAGGATTATCTCTTTACAGGCCGACAAACGGACTGGGCGCCCTCATCTCCCTTCCTGACCAACGATGCACCGGGACACGGGGCCAGTATGGCGTATCATGAACAAAAAGTCACACCGGGAAATACCCATAATTTCCCTGAAGTGTATGGCCAATCCATCCTCCAGGCAGGATACAGCTTCCTTTCCACCTCTGATGAAGCCATTGTAAAATTTCCGGACAAATTGAAGGATGTCCCGGCGGTTATCCTGATTCTCGGGGAGGAAAAAAGCACCCCCGGACCGTCTCCGGGTATGAAACCGGCTTTTCAAACCTTTGATCCGGAGCTTCAGTCCCTGATCACAGATTATCTGACCGGTGGCGGGAAGATGTTCATCTCCGGTTCGTATGTGGGGACGGATTTGTTTAAAAACGGAAAGAGCAAAGCGGATAGTCTGTTTGCCATGGATGTGCTGAAATTCACCCTGGCATCCTCCTATGCCGAATGGGGCGGAAAAGCCATCTCTTTTGAGGATGCATTCCTGAAAGACGGCACGACCCTCTCTTTCAACACCCGTTATCATCCGGAGATCTACCAGGCGGAAGCCGTGGATGCCATCGATCCTGTAGATTCCCTGGCCACAACCATCCTGCGCTACGGGGATAATTATTACAGCGCCGCCGTGGCTTACGACGGTGATTACCGCCACGTGGTCATGGGATTCCCCTTTGAAACAATTCTTGAAGAAGCAGACCGAAATACCCTGATGGATGCTGTATTAAAGTTTCTGTTTAAGTAA
- a CDS encoding glycoside hydrolase family 3 protein, with translation MPNFSRDVKIGQLLMVGFRGRSLSEDKHIGKIIRDHHLGSVVLLDDVSPFGPPVRGNVESPEQLKALTREIQNTADIPLFIALDHEGGSVNRLKEKYGFPPACSASEFGDRDDEIFTREESKRRAKLLKELGINVNLAPVVDVNVNPQNPALGLRKRCISDNPEIVTKHAGIMIQVFHDQGIYSTLKHFPGHGSSTNDSHFGLVDVTEGWREWELDPFKTLITEGFSDFILTAHAYNRKLDPDFPGTLSRKILTDLLRNTLGFKGVVISDDMNMAAIHDHYDQAEAVELALNAGVDILAIANANHYDPEIALRIMDMIREGIRKGRIQESVIDRSFERIMRLKQGLKSYRV, from the coding sequence ATGCCGAACTTTTCCAGGGATGTAAAAATCGGTCAGTTGCTGATGGTCGGATTTCGGGGACGAAGTCTTTCGGAAGATAAACATATCGGGAAAATTATCCGTGACCATCATCTTGGATCGGTGGTTCTTTTAGATGATGTGAGCCCTTTCGGTCCCCCTGTCCGGGGTAATGTAGAAAGTCCGGAACAATTGAAAGCCCTGACCCGGGAAATTCAAAATACCGCAGATATTCCTCTATTTATCGCTCTTGATCACGAGGGCGGCAGTGTGAACCGCCTGAAAGAAAAATATGGTTTTCCTCCTGCGTGTTCCGCATCTGAATTTGGGGATCGGGATGATGAGATATTCACACGTGAGGAATCGAAAAGGCGGGCAAAGCTGCTGAAAGAACTTGGGATCAATGTCAATCTGGCGCCGGTAGTGGATGTGAACGTGAATCCCCAAAATCCGGCACTGGGTCTTCGGAAACGGTGTATTTCCGACAATCCGGAAATTGTTACAAAACATGCCGGGATTATGATTCAAGTCTTTCATGATCAGGGAATTTATTCCACCCTAAAACATTTTCCAGGACACGGAAGCTCCACCAATGACTCCCACTTCGGACTGGTGGATGTCACAGAAGGGTGGCGTGAATGGGAACTGGATCCTTTTAAAACGTTGATTACAGAAGGATTTTCCGATTTTATTCTCACTGCCCATGCCTATAATCGGAAACTGGACCCTGATTTTCCCGGAACCCTTTCCCGGAAAATCCTGACGGATCTTCTTCGGAATACGCTGGGATTCAAAGGTGTGGTGATATCCGATGATATGAACATGGCTGCCATACATGACCACTACGATCAGGCGGAAGCCGTGGAGTTGGCCCTGAATGCCGGAGTGGATATCCTTGCCATTGCCAATGCGAATCACTATGATCCCGAAATCGCCCTCCGGATTATGGACATGATCCGGGAAGGGATTCGGAAGGGACGGATTCAGGAATCAGTGATTGATCGTTCTTTTGAACGGATTATGAGATTGAAACAAGGTCTGAAATCATATAGAGTGTAA
- a CDS encoding Na(+)-translocating NADH-quinone reductase subunit A: MAEITITRGFDIPMTGQARKELDILPDTPLVAVLPDAFHNIKPKLLVQEGDTVLAGTPLFFDKQEERFHFCSPASGTIKTIHYGERRKIEHIIIETDGKNKHVSFPARSLKDLEKANPEDLQEDLLKAGLWPLLRERPFNRIARPDKKPKSIFISLIDTAPLAADPLFLIQGKEDLFIQGITCLKKFTDGPVHICGNGTTDLEKSLKGVEKHVFTGPHPAGNPGVHIHHIDPVNRGESVWVVRPQDLVLIMSFLTTGVYPQRIRAAVAGEAASNPRYVEIPWGAPLTQAMGKISKDADVRLIAGNVLTGEKKEKDGYFGFYDTLLTLIPENRERRFLGWITPGLKAFSYSKTFLSALFPQKSYSFDTNRHGGHRAFVQTGLFEKVVPMDIYPDYLIRSILAEDIPEMEALGLYEVVEEDLALCAYVDPSKNDINAIVRQGLDLLEREG, encoded by the coding sequence ATGGCAGAGATTACCATCACCCGCGGTTTTGATATTCCCATGACAGGTCAGGCACGAAAAGAGCTGGATATCCTGCCGGATACCCCCTTGGTTGCCGTCCTGCCAGATGCTTTTCACAATATCAAGCCCAAACTTCTTGTGCAGGAAGGCGATACGGTTTTGGCCGGTACTCCGCTCTTTTTTGATAAACAGGAAGAACGCTTCCACTTTTGCAGTCCCGCCAGCGGAACTATCAAAACCATTCACTATGGCGAACGGCGGAAGATCGAACACATCATCATTGAAACGGACGGAAAAAATAAACACGTCTCTTTTCCGGCACGATCTTTAAAGGATCTTGAAAAGGCCAATCCGGAAGATCTTCAGGAAGACCTGCTGAAAGCCGGTTTATGGCCTCTTTTGAGGGAACGGCCATTCAATCGAATAGCCCGGCCGGACAAAAAACCAAAAAGCATTTTTATCTCCCTCATTGATACAGCCCCCCTGGCGGCCGATCCCCTCTTCCTTATTCAGGGGAAAGAAGATTTGTTTATCCAGGGGATTACATGTTTGAAAAAATTTACTGACGGACCGGTTCACATTTGCGGAAACGGTACCACAGACCTGGAAAAATCCCTGAAAGGGGTTGAAAAGCATGTGTTCACCGGTCCACACCCTGCCGGTAACCCGGGTGTCCATATCCACCATATTGATCCCGTCAACCGGGGAGAATCGGTTTGGGTGGTCCGTCCCCAGGATCTGGTCCTGATTATGTCCTTTTTGACAACCGGTGTTTATCCCCAACGTATCCGGGCGGCTGTAGCCGGTGAAGCTGCTTCCAATCCCCGCTATGTGGAAATCCCCTGGGGTGCCCCTCTGACCCAGGCCATGGGAAAAATCTCAAAAGATGCCGATGTCCGCCTGATTGCAGGAAATGTTCTCACCGGTGAAAAAAAAGAGAAAGACGGATATTTCGGATTTTACGACACCCTTCTCACCCTCATCCCGGAAAACCGTGAACGCCGGTTCCTGGGATGGATTACGCCGGGGTTAAAAGCATTCAGTTATTCCAAAACCTTTTTAAGCGCCCTGTTTCCCCAAAAGAGCTACTCCTTTGATACAAACCGGCACGGGGGACACCGGGCTTTTGTACAGACCGGTCTTTTTGAAAAGGTGGTTCCCATGGATATCTATCCCGATTACCTGATCCGAAGCATTTTAGCGGAAGACATACCTGAAATGGAAGCCCTTGGACTTTATGAAGTGGTTGAGGAAGATCTGGCCCTCTGTGCTTATGTGGATCCATCGAAAAATGATATCAATGCAATTGTACGTCAGGGACTCGATCTCCTGGAACGGGAGGGTTGA
- a CDS encoding NADH:ubiquinone reductase (Na(+)-transporting) subunit B produces the protein MIVKMMRKLFDTLRPYFEEGGRFHGLWFLFEGIESFTFTTGKVTDDAPHIRDHLDIKRLMSMVIIALIPAILMGIYNTGLQGLIADGISVTFWGAVFRGLRVVLPIIIVSYAVGGFWEVLFAVIRKHEINEGFLVTGMLFPLVLPPNTPLWQVALGISFGVVIGKEVFGGTGMNIFNPTLVGRAFLFFSYPSGFSGSAPYMAARSVDAVTSATPLAVASATPAGESVTTSLMNFSLNYDLKTFLTGLYPGCIGETSAIAILLGALFLLITRTASWRSMAGTVIGAFLTVSLFNILAKPGSNPMMHLPFQYHILMGGFLFGTVFMVTDPVSAAMTRTGKWFYGLLIGVMTILIRVVNPAYPEGMMLAILFGNLFAPLFDYYVVKTNMKRRLNRAQQ, from the coding sequence TTGATTGTGAAAATGATGCGAAAACTCTTTGATACACTCCGGCCTTACTTTGAAGAAGGCGGCCGTTTTCACGGACTCTGGTTTCTCTTCGAAGGCATTGAATCCTTTACCTTTACCACCGGGAAAGTCACGGACGATGCCCCCCATATCCGCGACCATCTGGATATCAAGCGCCTAATGTCCATGGTGATCATCGCGTTGATCCCTGCCATTCTCATGGGTATTTACAACACAGGACTTCAGGGACTCATTGCCGACGGGATTTCTGTCACGTTTTGGGGTGCTGTTTTTCGGGGACTCCGGGTTGTGTTGCCCATTATCATTGTGTCCTATGCCGTGGGCGGGTTCTGGGAAGTGCTTTTTGCCGTGATCCGAAAACATGAAATTAACGAAGGGTTCCTGGTGACGGGCATGCTTTTTCCCCTGGTCCTTCCTCCGAATACACCCCTTTGGCAGGTTGCCCTGGGCATCTCCTTCGGTGTGGTTATCGGGAAAGAGGTCTTCGGAGGAACGGGCATGAATATCTTTAATCCCACGCTGGTGGGACGGGCTTTTCTCTTTTTCTCCTACCCGTCCGGGTTTTCCGGTTCAGCCCCCTATATGGCGGCACGATCGGTGGATGCCGTAACCAGTGCGACACCCCTGGCGGTAGCATCGGCCACTCCTGCGGGAGAATCGGTCACAACCTCCCTCATGAATTTCTCCCTGAATTACGATTTGAAAACTTTTTTAACCGGACTCTATCCCGGATGTATCGGTGAAACATCGGCCATCGCCATTTTGTTAGGCGCCCTTTTCCTTCTCATCACCCGGACGGCAAGCTGGCGGTCCATGGCCGGTACAGTTATCGGTGCTTTCCTCACCGTTTCTCTTTTCAATATCCTGGCAAAGCCCGGCTCCAATCCCATGATGCACCTGCCCTTTCAGTATCATATTCTCATGGGAGGATTTCTATTCGGAACCGTTTTTATGGTGACGGATCCCGTATCGGCGGCCATGACGCGGACAGGGAAATGGTTTTACGGGCTTCTCATCGGTGTGATGACGATTCTCATCCGGGTGGTCAATCCGGCCTATCCGGAAGGGATGATGCTGGCGATCCTCTTTGGGAATCTTTTCGCCCCCCTCTTTGATTACTACGTGGTGAAAACCAACATGAAAAGGAGGTTGAATCGTGCACAGCAATAA
- a CDS encoding Na(+)-translocating NADH-quinone reductase subunit C has translation MHSNKYTLLFAVIVTVLASLLLASAATLLKPYQERNEELDLKTNILKSLGLVPEEGLSPEKIEQVYADSLEEIFVTENGKLSDSGELPVYLRKNRAGDLVALAIPVSGKGLWSTIYGYLSLEPDFETVRWVTFYKHGETPGLGGEIEKEWFSENFAGKKIFSPDGELVSIRVARGDAESSVPQNQLFHTVDGISGATLTGKGVTQFLREDLQKYEAWFKHRKKEVD, from the coding sequence GTGCACAGCAATAAATACACCCTTCTTTTCGCCGTGATCGTGACGGTTCTGGCCAGTCTGCTTCTGGCATCCGCTGCCACCCTCCTTAAACCCTACCAGGAACGGAATGAAGAACTGGATTTAAAAACCAATATTCTGAAATCCCTGGGACTTGTGCCTGAAGAAGGCTTATCCCCTGAGAAAATCGAGCAGGTATATGCCGACTCACTGGAAGAAATTTTTGTTACGGAAAACGGTAAACTCTCGGATTCCGGAGAATTGCCCGTTTACCTCCGGAAAAACAGGGCCGGTGATCTGGTTGCTCTGGCCATCCCCGTTTCAGGCAAGGGACTCTGGTCCACCATTTATGGTTACCTTTCTCTTGAACCTGATTTTGAAACGGTCCGCTGGGTAACTTTTTACAAACACGGGGAGACGCCCGGACTCGGCGGTGAAATCGAAAAAGAGTGGTTTTCAGAAAACTTTGCCGGAAAAAAGATCTTCAGTCCGGATGGAGAGCTGGTTAGCATCCGGGTCGCCCGGGGGGATGCAGAATCATCCGTTCCCCAAAATCAGCTTTTTCACACGGTGGACGGCATCAGCGGAGCAACACTCACGGGAAAAGGTGTCACACAATTTCTCCGGGAAGATCTGCAAAAGTACGAAGCCTGGTTTAAACACCGGAAAAAGGAGGTGGATTAA
- a CDS encoding NADH:ubiquinone reductase (Na(+)-transporting) subunit D: MSLLSSTHKRVLKDPIIDNNPINKQVLGICSALAVTVQVKTALVMTLAVIFVLAFSNLFVSLLREKIPSKIRIIVELTIIASLVILVDQVLRAFLYDISKQLSVFVGLIITNCIVMGRAEAFAMQNKPIPSLLDGIGNGLGYGMILILVSIGREILGSGSFFGITLIPSAAYEAGYQNMGLMVLAPGAFILLGLIIWLQRTLFKYSEEE; the protein is encoded by the coding sequence ATGTCCCTTTTATCCTCCACCCATAAACGGGTTTTAAAAGATCCGATTATCGATAACAATCCCATCAATAAACAGGTTTTGGGTATCTGTTCGGCCCTGGCTGTAACCGTTCAGGTGAAAACCGCCCTGGTGATGACCCTGGCCGTGATCTTTGTTCTGGCTTTTTCAAACCTTTTTGTGTCCCTGCTCCGGGAAAAGATCCCCTCAAAAATCCGCATCATTGTGGAACTGACCATTATTGCTTCTCTGGTGATTTTAGTGGATCAGGTTTTACGGGCTTTTTTGTATGATATCAGCAAACAACTCTCTGTATTTGTAGGGCTCATCATCACGAATTGCATTGTCATGGGACGGGCCGAAGCCTTTGCCATGCAGAACAAACCCATTCCATCCCTCCTGGACGGTATCGGGAACGGACTGGGATACGGCATGATTTTAATTCTGGTCTCCATCGGGCGGGAAATTCTGGGAAGCGGCAGCTTTTTCGGGATCACTTTGATTCCATCTGCAGCGTATGAAGCGGGATATCAGAATATGGGACTCATGGTTTTAGCCCCGGGGGCTTTTATCCTGTTGGGACTCATTATCTGGCTCCAGCGGACCCTGTTTAAATACTCGGAAGAAGAGTGA
- the nqrE gene encoding NADH:ubiquinone reductase (Na(+)-transporting) subunit E has protein sequence MMFEHYLSLLVKSIFVENILLAFFLGMCSFLAVSKKVENSVGLGFAVVFVLTITTPVNWLINHFLLEDGALGWAGLPEADLSFLRFIAFIAVIAAMVQLVEMILDRFSPALYAALGIFLPLIAVNCAILGSSLFMVERSYTFGESIVFGFGAGTGWMLAIVSMAAIRYKLRYSNIPQGLRGLGIAMLVTGLMAVAFMSFSGISL, from the coding sequence ATGATGTTTGAACACTATCTGAGCCTGCTTGTCAAATCCATTTTCGTGGAAAATATTCTCCTGGCATTCTTCCTGGGGATGTGCTCGTTTCTGGCCGTCTCGAAAAAGGTGGAAAATTCGGTGGGACTGGGATTTGCCGTGGTTTTTGTTTTGACAATCACCACGCCTGTAAACTGGCTGATCAATCATTTCCTCCTGGAGGATGGAGCCCTGGGCTGGGCAGGGCTGCCGGAAGCGGATCTGAGTTTTCTCCGTTTTATTGCCTTTATTGCCGTCATCGCCGCCATGGTCCAGCTTGTGGAAATGATCCTGGACCGCTTTAGTCCGGCCTTGTATGCGGCACTGGGAATTTTTCTCCCCCTTATCGCCGTCAATTGCGCTATTCTGGGTTCCTCCCTGTTTATGGTGGAACGTTCCTATACCTTCGGTGAATCCATCGTTTTCGGTTTCGGCGCCGGAACCGGCTGGATGCTGGCCATTGTGTCCATGGCGGCCATCCGGTACAAACTCCGGTATTCAAACATTCCACAGGGCTTGCGGGGACTCGGGATCGCCATGCTGGTGACGGGACTCATGGCTGTGGCTTTTATGAGTTTTTCCGGTATCAGCTTATAA
- the nqrF gene encoding NADH:ubiquinone reductase (Na(+)-transporting) subunit F: protein MTTLGVLLISTLVFVGMIVVLVLILIAAESKLVYKGDVKITINENEEKSITVPAGKTLLNTLSDQKIFLPSACGGGGTCAMCKCQILEGGGEILPTETSHFSYREQKDNWRLSCQVKVKNDMSIRIPEEIFNIQKYTCTVASNKNVATFIKELVMDLDENQRLDFRSGGYIQIDIPEYELSFKDFDIDERFREDWEKYNLFDLQVKNPEPVFRAYSMANHPAEGQKVILNVRIATPPRGMDVPPGIASSWIFNLKPGDKVTISGPYGEFYIKDTDREMCFIGGGAGMAPMRSHIFHLFHTEKTKRKATFWYGARSKREMFYDEEFKAIAKEHPNFSYHVALSDPLPEDKWDGPVGFIHQVAFDEYLSKHEDPSEIEYYLCGPPMMLDAVQKMLYNLGVDEENIAFDDFG from the coding sequence TTGACAACATTAGGCGTCTTACTTATCAGTACTCTTGTTTTTGTCGGCATGATTGTTGTGCTGGTGCTGATCCTTATCGCCGCCGAATCCAAACTGGTGTATAAAGGCGATGTAAAAATCACCATCAATGAGAATGAGGAAAAAAGCATCACCGTCCCGGCAGGCAAAACCCTGCTGAACACCTTGTCCGACCAGAAAATATTTCTCCCTTCGGCCTGCGGCGGCGGCGGGACCTGTGCCATGTGTAAGTGCCAGATCCTTGAAGGTGGCGGTGAAATCCTCCCTACGGAAACTAGCCATTTCTCCTACCGGGAACAGAAAGATAACTGGCGCCTATCCTGCCAGGTGAAAGTCAAAAACGACATGTCCATCCGGATTCCGGAAGAAATTTTTAATATTCAGAAATACACTTGCACTGTGGCGTCCAATAAAAATGTGGCAACCTTTATCAAGGAACTGGTTATGGATCTGGATGAGAATCAGCGACTGGATTTCCGGTCCGGAGGATACATTCAGATCGATATCCCTGAATATGAGTTGAGTTTTAAGGATTTTGACATTGATGAGCGGTTTCGGGAGGACTGGGAAAAGTACAACTTATTTGATTTACAGGTAAAAAATCCCGAGCCGGTTTTCCGGGCTTATTCCATGGCCAATCATCCGGCAGAGGGACAAAAAGTCATTTTAAATGTCCGGATTGCCACACCGCCCCGGGGAATGGACGTTCCCCCCGGCATTGCCTCATCCTGGATTTTTAATTTGAAGCCGGGTGATAAAGTCACCATTTCGGGTCCTTACGGTGAGTTTTACATTAAAGATACGGACCGAGAAATGTGTTTTATCGGCGGAGGTGCAGGGATGGCCCCCATGCGGAGTCATATCTTTCATCTTTTCCACACGGAAAAAACAAAACGGAAGGCCACCTTCTGGTATGGAGCCCGGTCCAAACGGGAAATGTTTTATGATGAGGAATTCAAGGCCATTGCCAAAGAACACCCCAACTTTTCATACCATGTGGCCCTGAGTGATCCCTTACCGGAAGACAAATGGGACGGACCGGTGGGATTTATCCATCAGGTGGCCTTTGATGAGTACCTGAGCAAACACGAAGACCCTTCAGAAATAGAGTATTACCTTTGCGGCCCGCCCATGATGCTGGATGCGGTGCAGAAAATGCTGTACAACCTGGGTGTGGACGAGGAAAATATCGCGTTTGATGATTTTGGATAG